A window of the Polaribacter batillariae genome harbors these coding sequences:
- a CDS encoding phosphatase PAP2 family protein codes for MRIIIAFTTVLLLSQISFGQQNASPYEWKWKRDGIWTGAAFAASAGGLLIISSKDTYSDADLAQIRSKINDINFIDRWVAGNYSESANTLSDVPFAFSFVAPFALLLDKKARNNSGQLFGIYIESLATTSALFTITAGLSNRSRPYTYGTEAPLEQRKSITATRSFYSGHVAATATATFFAAKVYQDFNPDSPAIPYIYAGAAILPAAVGYFRMQAGQHFLTDVLLGYGLGALAGYYIPELHKKKSRSFSFQPIMDQNFYGENYQGICLRYQF; via the coding sequence ATGAGAATTATTATTGCTTTTACAACTGTTTTATTATTATCTCAAATTTCATTTGGGCAACAAAACGCTTCTCCTTACGAATGGAAATGGAAACGAGATGGAATTTGGACTGGTGCAGCTTTTGCAGCAAGTGCAGGTGGTTTGCTAATAATTTCGAGTAAAGACACCTATTCTGATGCTGATTTAGCACAAATTAGAAGTAAAATTAACGATATTAATTTTATAGATAGATGGGTTGCAGGAAATTATTCCGAAAGCGCAAATACACTAAGCGATGTTCCTTTTGCATTTTCTTTTGTAGCGCCTTTTGCATTATTATTAGATAAAAAGGCACGAAATAATTCAGGCCAATTATTCGGAATTTATATAGAAAGTTTGGCAACCACCTCTGCGTTATTTACAATTACAGCAGGTTTATCTAACAGAAGCAGGCCTTATACTTATGGAACAGAAGCACCTTTAGAACAACGAAAAAGTATTACTGCAACAAGATCTTTTTATTCTGGACACGTTGCTGCAACTGCAACTGCAACTTTTTTTGCTGCAAAAGTGTATCAAGATTTTAATCCAGATTCGCCTGCAATTCCGTATATTTATGCAGGAGCTGCAATTTTACCTGCAGCAGTTGGTTATTTTAGAATGCAAGCTGGTCAACATTTTTTAACAGATGTTTTATTAGGCTATGGTTTGGGTGCTTTGGCAGGGTATTATATTCCTGAATTGCATAAAAAAAAGAGTCGATCTTTTTCTTTTCAACCAATTATGGATCAAAATTTCTATGGCGAGAATTATCAAGGAATTTGTTTACGCTATCAGTTTTAA
- a CDS encoding aminopeptidase P N-terminal domain-containing protein yields MKNFRFLVLFLIIFTFNGFSQTPTDYLSAEFHKSRREALRAKMPANSVAVVFANPTRNRANDVDYVFHQDPNFYYLTGYREPNGVLVLFSENQTDKNGNAYNEILYVQKKDKQTEQWNGKRLGVEGAKKELGFSMAKNSEDFSESAINFKQFDRVFIEKFNDDYRNSERNKGEIYDLVVAFKEKSGYNPKNFLSPIKKQIYELIKSTPIENSANVAQIIGRAIAYDSSLKNDDDLMKYKNATDDILKKDLQKKISLKLEAKTNIDIHFLSKNLATLREIKTPEELKLLTKAVRISAIGQIEVMKAMKPHMSETELQGIHEFVYKKYGAEYEGYPSIVGAGNNGCILHYIENNKTKVGNDLVLMDLGAEYRGYTADVTRTIPASGKFTKEQKEIYDIVYKAQEAGIAESKVGNSFGAPNVACRKVINEGLVKLGILKSVDENHNYLPHGVSHYLGLDVHDAGTYGNFKENSVITVEPGIYIPEGSNCDKKYWGIAVRIEDDILITKNGPVNLSAEAPRKAEEIEKMMAKKSVLDNFILPNLDK; encoded by the coding sequence ATGAAGAATTTTAGATTTTTAGTGCTCTTTTTAATCATATTTACTTTCAACGGATTCTCACAAACACCTACAGACTATTTATCTGCGGAATTTCATAAAAGTAGAAGGGAAGCTTTAAGAGCCAAAATGCCGGCAAATTCTGTTGCTGTAGTATTTGCAAATCCTACTAGAAATAGAGCTAACGATGTAGATTATGTGTTTCATCAAGACCCAAATTTTTATTACCTAACAGGGTATAGAGAACCCAATGGAGTTTTGGTGTTGTTTTCTGAGAATCAAACAGATAAAAACGGAAATGCATATAACGAGATTTTATATGTTCAGAAAAAAGACAAACAAACAGAACAATGGAATGGAAAACGACTAGGAGTAGAAGGTGCTAAAAAAGAATTGGGCTTTTCAATGGCAAAAAATTCCGAAGATTTTTCGGAATCTGCAATTAATTTTAAACAATTCGACCGAGTTTTTATTGAAAAATTTAACGACGATTATAGAAATTCAGAAAGAAATAAAGGAGAAATTTACGATTTAGTGGTTGCTTTTAAAGAGAAGTCTGGTTACAACCCAAAGAATTTTTTATCTCCAATAAAAAAACAAATTTACGAGTTGATAAAATCTACACCCATAGAAAATAGCGCCAATGTTGCACAAATTATAGGTAGAGCAATTGCTTACGATTCTTCGTTAAAAAACGACGACGATTTAATGAAATACAAAAATGCTACAGACGATATTTTAAAGAAAGATTTACAAAAGAAAATTTCTTTAAAATTAGAAGCGAAAACGAATATAGATATCCATTTTTTATCAAAAAACTTAGCAACATTAAGAGAAATAAAAACTCCTGAAGAACTCAAATTATTAACCAAAGCTGTTCGTATTTCTGCCATAGGGCAAATTGAAGTGATGAAAGCAATGAAACCACACATGTCTGAAACCGAATTGCAAGGAATTCACGAATTTGTGTACAAAAAATACGGAGCAGAATACGAAGGTTATCCATCTATTGTTGGTGCAGGAAACAATGGCTGCATTTTACATTATATAGAAAACAACAAAACAAAAGTTGGTAACGATTTGGTTTTAATGGATCTAGGGGCAGAGTATAGAGGCTACACAGCAGATGTTACACGTACCATACCTGCATCAGGAAAATTTACAAAAGAACAAAAAGAAATTTACGATATTGTTTATAAAGCACAAGAAGCTGGTATTGCCGAAAGTAAAGTTGGCAACAGTTTTGGTGCGCCAAACGTAGCTTGTAGAAAGGTTATTAACGAGGGTTTGGTAAAATTAGGCATCTTAAAATCTGTAGATGAAAATCATAATTATTTACCACATGGCGTTTCGCACTATTTAGGTTTAGATGTACATGATGCAGGAACGTATGGTAATTTTAAAGAAAATTCTGTAATTACTGTAGAACCAGGAATTTACATTCCAGAAGGCAGTAATTGCGATAAAAAATATTGGGGAATTGCAGTTAGAATCGAAGACGATATTTTAATTACCAAAAACGGCCCTGTAAATTTATCTGCAGAAGCGCCAAGAAAAGCAGAAGAAATCGAAAAAATGATGGCTAAAAAGTCTGTTTTAGACAACTTTATTTTACCAAATTTAGATAAATAA
- the gcvT gene encoding glycine cleavage system aminomethyltransferase GcvT — MKNIALHSIHKSLGAKMVPFAGFNMPVQYEGVTAEHLTVRESVGVFDVSHMGEFLVSGENALSLIQKVTSNDASKLEIGDAQYSCFPNTENGIVDDLICYRVKENTYLLVVNASNIEKDWNWISSYNKEFNADLKDLSEDYSLLAIQGPKAIDAMQPLSSLDLAEIPFYKFKVGDFAGIESVIISATGYTGSGGFEIYCKNSEVEQIWNKVFEAGADYGIKPIGLAARDTLRLEMGYCLYGNDIDDTTSPIEAGLGWITKFTKDFVNHEALAKEKAQKPKRRLVAFELDEKGIPRHGYDIVDGNGNVIGNVTSGTMSPCLQKGIGLGYVPTIFAKSGTQIHIQVRKKAIPATIVKLPFYKG; from the coding sequence ATGAAAAATATTGCATTACACTCTATACACAAAAGTTTGGGAGCAAAAATGGTTCCTTTTGCCGGTTTTAACATGCCTGTTCAGTACGAAGGCGTTACAGCAGAACATTTAACAGTAAGAGAATCTGTGGGGGTTTTTGATGTAAGTCATATGGGAGAATTTTTAGTTAGCGGAGAAAATGCTTTGTCTTTAATACAAAAAGTAACTTCTAATGATGCTTCTAAATTAGAAATTGGTGATGCACAATATAGCTGTTTTCCAAATACCGAAAATGGTATTGTAGATGATTTAATTTGCTATAGAGTTAAAGAAAACACTTATTTATTAGTCGTAAATGCTTCTAATATCGAAAAAGATTGGAACTGGATTTCTTCTTACAATAAAGAATTTAATGCCGATTTAAAAGATTTATCCGAAGATTATTCATTATTAGCAATTCAGGGCCCAAAAGCAATCGATGCTATGCAACCTTTGTCTTCTTTAGATTTAGCAGAGATTCCTTTTTACAAATTTAAAGTAGGCGATTTTGCAGGAATCGAAAGCGTAATTATTTCTGCAACTGGTTATACTGGTTCTGGCGGATTCGAGATTTATTGTAAAAATTCTGAAGTAGAACAAATTTGGAACAAAGTTTTTGAAGCTGGTGCAGATTATGGAATTAAACCAATTGGTTTGGCTGCAAGAGATACATTACGTTTAGAAATGGGCTATTGTTTGTATGGCAATGATATTGATGATACAACTTCGCCGATTGAAGCTGGCTTAGGTTGGATTACTAAGTTTACCAAAGATTTTGTAAACCATGAAGCTTTGGCTAAAGAGAAAGCACAAAAACCAAAAAGACGTTTGGTAGCTTTTGAACTAGACGAAAAAGGAATTCCAAGACATGGGTATGATATTGTAGATGGCAATGGAAATGTAATTGGAAACGTTACTTCTGGAACCATGAGCCCTTGTTTGCAAAAAGGAATTGGATTGGGTTATGTACCAACAATTTTTGCAAAATCGGGCACACAAATACACATTCAGGTTCGTAAAAAAGCGATTCCAGCAACCATAGTAAAGTTGCCTTTTTATAAAGGATAA
- a CDS encoding type II toxin-antitoxin system RelE/ParE family toxin, producing the protein MAKRNVIWTRTADIQFVGILEYWVKKNKSNRYSKKLLKLVSERTKQIAEKPLIYKATDFKDTRVASLGNFSIYYKFNDTEIIITAFWDNRQNSKKLLKILENKK; encoded by the coding sequence ATGGCTAAACGCAATGTAATTTGGACACGAACAGCTGACATTCAGTTCGTGGGAATTTTAGAATATTGGGTTAAAAAAAACAAATCAAATAGATACTCTAAAAAACTTTTAAAGCTAGTTTCGGAAAGAACAAAACAAATAGCCGAAAAACCTCTTATTTACAAAGCTACAGATTTCAAAGATACAAGAGTTGCTTCATTAGGTAATTTTAGTATTTACTATAAATTTAATGACACAGAAATTATCATCACAGCTTTTTGGGACAATAGACAAAATTCGAAAAAACTTTTGAAAATATTGGAAAACAAAAAATAA
- a CDS encoding metal-dependent hydrolase, which produces MIALEKFQNNFTYTLFGLVPYIAIAGTIPDLDVITSYFTDTVTALEIHRGFTHSILFSVLFAPIFAFIVTKYESYKNFKNWSLLFFLAFITHPILDAQTTWGTQLFWPLDVRLAFKNVFVIDPLYTIPFLVFLILALLQKKESKKRRFYNHLGLIISTSYLALTLLLKYISYQKFAEELFSKNINYKALKTKPTPLNTILWSANVETNDAFLIGYSSFFDKNPIHFSKYPKNHHLLAELKNHSKTKRMIAITKGWFTINKINNTLYFNDLRFGTLSIKPNATNFVFKYKIKVDKNGTPFFIEEPKEKSDGKKLVLDLWERIKGK; this is translated from the coding sequence ATGATTGCTCTAGAAAAATTTCAGAATAACTTTACTTACACACTTTTTGGTTTAGTACCTTATATAGCGATTGCTGGTACAATTCCAGATTTAGATGTTATAACCTCTTACTTTACAGATACTGTAACAGCTTTAGAAATTCATAGAGGTTTTACACACTCTATTTTATTTTCTGTACTTTTTGCTCCTATTTTTGCTTTTATAGTTACAAAATACGAAAGCTATAAAAACTTTAAAAATTGGAGTCTTTTATTCTTTTTAGCATTTATAACTCATCCTATTTTAGACGCACAAACCACTTGGGGAACACAATTATTTTGGCCTTTAGACGTACGACTGGCATTTAAAAATGTATTTGTGATTGATCCTTTATACACCATTCCGTTTTTAGTTTTTCTAATTTTAGCACTGCTTCAAAAAAAAGAATCAAAAAAAAGACGCTTTTATAATCATTTAGGGTTAATTATTAGTACCTCTTACCTAGCACTTACCTTATTGTTAAAATATATTTCTTACCAAAAATTCGCAGAAGAACTCTTTTCTAAAAATATTAATTATAAAGCTTTAAAAACAAAACCTACTCCACTAAATACTATTTTGTGGAGCGCAAATGTAGAAACTAACGATGCTTTTTTAATTGGATACTCTTCATTTTTTGATAAAAATCCAATTCATTTTTCAAAATACCCGAAAAACCATCATTTGTTAGCTGAGTTAAAAAATCATTCTAAAACAAAAAGAATGATTGCAATTACCAAAGGTTGGTTTACCATTAATAAAATAAATAACACGCTGTATTTTAACGACTTACGTTTTGGTACATTAAGTATAAAACCAAATGCGACCAACTTTGTTTTTAAATATAAAATTAAAGTTGATAAAAATGGAACTCCTTTTTTTATTGAAGAACCCAAAGAAAAAAGTGATGGAAAAAAATTAGTATTAGATTTATGGGAAAGAATCAAAGGAAAATAA
- a CDS encoding IS256 family transposase, which yields MKPEDLLNEEFLKQFKTGSELTSFIEQLHKRGVEKILEGELDAHLDYDKHQKSNNPNSRNGYGTKTIKTHLGETKIKVPRDRDATFNPMLIKKRESTADGVENLIISLYAKGMSTTDIEEQIRELYNFNISSSAISRITDKITADIIAWKNRPLEATYLIVWMDGIVFKVRENSKVINKTIYIAVGLRVDGKKEVLGLWLGKNESSSFWMSVLTDIKARGTQDILITATDNLNGFTDTIKTIFPNSVTQICVVHQIRNSCKYVVWKDKKAFTRDMKQIYTAPTKEAAKAALEDFKEKWESKYSYAIKSWENNWDELTVFFDFPLEIRTIIYTTNLIENLNGKIRKYTKNKLSYPTDDAVIKSVFLALRESTKKWTLPIRNWGIILNQFLAIFENRIKL from the coding sequence ATGAAACCAGAAGATTTATTAAACGAAGAATTTTTAAAACAATTTAAAACAGGTTCAGAACTAACCAGTTTTATAGAACAACTGCACAAACGTGGTGTAGAAAAGATTTTAGAAGGCGAATTAGATGCACATTTAGATTACGATAAGCATCAAAAAAGCAACAATCCTAATTCACGAAATGGCTATGGAACCAAAACAATAAAGACGCATTTAGGAGAAACTAAAATAAAAGTTCCAAGAGATCGCGATGCTACTTTCAATCCAATGCTTATTAAAAAGCGAGAAAGTACTGCAGATGGAGTTGAAAACCTGATTATTTCTTTATATGCCAAAGGAATGAGTACTACAGATATTGAAGAACAAATACGGGAATTGTATAATTTTAACATCTCTAGTTCAGCCATTTCTAGAATCACAGATAAAATTACAGCTGACATTATTGCTTGGAAAAATAGACCTTTAGAAGCTACTTATCTGATTGTATGGATGGATGGCATCGTTTTTAAGGTTCGTGAAAACTCCAAAGTCATCAATAAAACAATTTACATTGCTGTTGGTCTTAGAGTAGATGGTAAAAAAGAAGTTTTAGGACTTTGGTTAGGAAAAAACGAATCTTCCTCTTTTTGGATGAGCGTTTTAACCGACATAAAAGCCAGAGGAACACAAGACATTTTAATTACAGCAACTGATAATTTAAACGGATTTACAGACACCATTAAAACTATTTTTCCCAATTCAGTAACACAAATATGTGTGGTTCATCAAATCAGAAACTCTTGTAAATATGTAGTCTGGAAAGATAAAAAAGCCTTTACAAGAGATATGAAGCAAATCTATACAGCTCCTACAAAAGAAGCAGCAAAAGCAGCCTTAGAAGACTTTAAAGAAAAATGGGAATCCAAATATTCTTATGCCATTAAATCATGGGAAAACAATTGGGATGAACTCACTGTTTTCTTCGATTTCCCATTAGAAATCAGAACCATTATTTATACCACAAATTTGATAGAAAACTTAAATGGGAAAATTAGAAAATACACTAAAAACAAACTCTCATATCCAACAGATGATGCTGTAATTAAATCCGTATTTTTAGCTTTGAGAGAATCAACAAAAAAATGGACATTGCCTATTAGAAATTGGGGTATCATTCTTAACCAATTTTTGGCTATATTTGAAAACAGGATTAAACTATGA
- a CDS encoding IS30 family transposase has translation MNYKQLTFEQRYSIELMLKAKISKKEIIKSLCINESTFYRELKRNSKPRTYSAKHAQKLADERKKEGHYKTIFSTEMKKIIKEKMIKFQWSPEQIVGWCKLKAIQMVSHERIYQYVWQDKRQGGLLYKELRTGQKKYKKRYGSKSNRGQIPDKVSIEKRPKIVELKERVGDLESDLIIGKDHKGALLTIVDRYSSFLWIENVTGKKADMITKMTINTLAPHKKWVRTITNDNGKEFAGHKKIAEKLNCDVYFAHPYSSWERGLNEYTNKLIRQYFPKNEHLDNVKQKDIFETVNKLNNRPRKKLGYRTPKEVFYQFINQNQKLALGT, from the coding sequence ATGAACTACAAACAATTAACTTTCGAACAAAGGTACTCAATAGAATTAATGCTTAAGGCAAAAATTAGTAAAAAAGAGATTATTAAATCACTTTGTATTAATGAAAGTACTTTTTATAGAGAATTGAAAAGGAACTCAAAACCTAGGACTTATAGTGCTAAACACGCACAAAAATTAGCTGATGAGCGTAAAAAAGAAGGCCATTATAAGACTATTTTTTCAACGGAAATGAAAAAAATAATCAAAGAAAAAATGATTAAATTTCAATGGTCTCCAGAACAGATAGTTGGTTGGTGTAAACTTAAAGCAATACAGATGGTCTCTCACGAGCGAATTTACCAATATGTTTGGCAAGATAAAAGACAAGGAGGATTGCTTTATAAAGAACTACGAACAGGTCAAAAAAAATATAAAAAAAGGTATGGAAGTAAATCCAATAGAGGACAAATACCCGATAAAGTGTCTATAGAAAAACGTCCAAAAATTGTAGAACTCAAAGAAAGAGTAGGTGATTTAGAATCTGATTTAATTATAGGAAAAGACCATAAAGGAGCTTTATTAACCATTGTAGATCGCTATTCTAGTTTTTTATGGATTGAAAATGTGACAGGAAAAAAAGCAGATATGATTACAAAAATGACTATAAACACTTTAGCACCACATAAAAAATGGGTTCGAACAATTACCAATGATAATGGAAAAGAGTTTGCAGGACATAAAAAAATAGCAGAAAAATTAAATTGTGATGTCTATTTTGCTCACCCTTATAGCTCTTGGGAACGTGGACTTAACGAGTATACGAACAAACTTATCAGACAATATTTCCCAAAAAATGAACACTTGGATAATGTCAAACAAAAGGATATTTTTGAAACGGTAAACAAACTCAATAATAGACCAAGAAAAAAGTTAGGATACAGAACCCCTAAAGAGGTTTTTTATCAATTTATTAACCAAAATCAAAAACTTGCACTTGGTACTTGA